In Peromyscus eremicus chromosome 2, PerEre_H2_v1, whole genome shotgun sequence, a single genomic region encodes these proteins:
- the Wdtc1 gene encoding WD and tetratricopeptide repeats protein 1 isoform X1, translated as MAKVNITRDLIRRQIKERGALSFERRYHVTDPFIRRLGLEAELQGHSGCVNCLEWNEKGDLLASGSDDQHTIVWDPLHHKKLLSMHTGHTANIFSVKFLPHAGDRILITGAADSKVHVHDLTVKETIHMFGDHTNRVKRIATAPMWPNTFWSAAEDGLIRQYDLRENSKHSEVLIDLTEYCGPMVEAKCLTVNPQDNNCLAVGASGPFVRLYDIRMIHNHRKSMKQSPSAGVHTFCDRQKPLPDGAAQYYVAGHLPVKLPDYNSRLRVLVATYVTFSPNGTELLVNMGGEQVYLFDLTYKQRPYTFLLPRKCHPVEVQNGKMSTTNGVSNGVSNGLHLHSNGFRLPESKGCISPQVELPPYLERVKQQANEAFACQQWTQAIQLYSKAVQKAPHNAMLYGNRAAAYMKRKWDGDHYDALRDCLKAISLNPCHLKAHFRLARCLFELKYVAEALECLDDFKGKFPEQAHSSACDALGRDITAALFSKNDGEEKKAAGGGPVRLRSTSRKDSISEDEMVLRERSYDYQFRYCGHCNTTTDIKEANFFGSNAQYIVSGSDDGSFFVWEKETTNLVRVLQGDESIVNCLQPHPSYCFLATSGIDPVVRLWNPRPESEDLTGRVVEDMEGASQANQRRMNANPLEAMLLDMGYRITGLSSGGAGASDDEDSSEGQVQCRPS; from the exons GGTCACTCAGGATGTGTCAACTGTCTGGAGTGGaatgagaaaggaga CTTGCTGGCTTCTGGTTCCGATGACCAGCACACCATTGTGTGGGACCCACTGCATCACAAGAAGCTACTCTCCATGCACACGGGACACACAGCAAATATCTTCTCTGTCAAG TTCCTGCCTCATGCTGGAGACCGAATCTTGATCACGGGGGCAGCTGACTCCAAGGTGCATGTCCATGACCTGACGGTAAAGGAGACGATCCACATGTTTGGAGACCACACAAACCGGGTGAAGCGCATCgccacagcacccatgtggccTAACACATTCTGGAGCGCCGCTGAGGATGGCCTTATCCG CCAGTATGACCTTCGGGAGAACAGCAAACACTCAGAGGTGCTGATTGACCTGACGGAGTACTGTGGTCCAATGGTGGAGGCCAAGTGCCTCACAGTCAATCCCCAGGACAACAACTGCCTGGCAGTAGGAGCCAGTGGGCCCTTCGTAAGACTCTATGACATTCGAATGATCCATAACCACAG aaagagcaTGAAGCAGAGCCCTTCTGCAGGTGTGCATACCTTCTGTGACCGGCAGAAGCCCCTTCCGGATGGGGCAGCGCAGTACTATGTGGCAG GTCACCTGCCGGTGAAGCTGCCTGACTATAACAGCCGTCTGAGAGTGCTGGTGGCCACTTACGTGACCTTCAGCCCCAATGGCACAGAGCTGCTAGTCAACATGGGAGGGGAGCAG GTGTATTTGTTTGACCTGACTTACAAGCAACGGCCATACACCTTCCTCTTGCCTAGAAAATGCCACCCCGTGG AAGTCCAGAATGGCAAGATGTCTACTACTAACGGTGTGTCCAATGGTGTGTCCAATGGCCTACACCTTCACAGCAATGGCTTCCGGCTGCCAGAAAGCAAGGGGTGTATCAG CCCCCAGGTGGAGCTGCCCCCATACCTGGAACGTGTGAAGCAGCAAGCCAATGAGGCCTTTGCCTGCCAGCAGTGGACCCAGGCCATCCAGCTTTACAGCAAGGCCGTGCAGAAGGCCCCTCACAATGCTATGCTCTATGGAAACCGAGCTGCTGCCTACATGAAGCGCAAGTG GGATGGTGACCACTATGATGCTCTCCGAGACTGCCTCAAGGCCATCTCCTTGAACCCTTGCCACCTGAAGGCACACTTCCGTCTGGCCCGATGCCTCTTTGAACTGAAGTATGTGGCTGAGGCTCTGGAGTGCCTGGACGACTTCAAAGGGAAGTTCCCAGAACAGGCCCACAGCAGTGCTTGTGATGCATTGGGTCGGGACATCACAGCTGCCCTTTTCTCCAAAAATGACGGTG AGGAGAAGAAGGCAGCTGGTGGTGGTCCAGTTCGCCTGCGAAGCACCAGTCGCAAGGACTCCATCTCGGAAGATGAAATGGTGCTCCGGGAACGGAGCTACGACTACCAGTTCCGCTACTGTGGCCACTGCAACACCACGACAGACATCAAGGAGGCCAATTTCTTTGGCAG CAACGCTCAGTACATCGTCAGTGGCTCCGACGATGGCTCCTTCTTCGTCTGGGAAAAGGAGACCACCAACCTAGTCCGAGTGCTCCAGGGGGATGAGTCCATCGTCAACTGCTTGCAGCCGCACCCCAGCtactgcttcctggccaccagtGGCATCGACCCGGTTGTGCGACTATGGAACCCACGGCCAGAG AGTGAAGACCTCACAGGCCGAGTGGTGGAGGATATGGAGGGTGCCTCTCAGGCCAACCAGCGGCGCATGAATGCCAATCCCTTGGAGGCGATGCTGCTGGACATGGGCTACCGGATCACAGGCCTGAGCAGTGGGGGTGCTGGGGCCTCTGACGATGAGGACAGCTCAGAGGGCCAGGTGCAGTGCCGGCCCAGCTAG
- the Wdtc1 gene encoding WD and tetratricopeptide repeats protein 1 isoform X2, whose translation MHTGHTANIFSVKFLPHAGDRILITGAADSKVHVHDLTVKETIHMFGDHTNRVKRIATAPMWPNTFWSAAEDGLIRQYDLRENSKHSEVLIDLTEYCGPMVEAKCLTVNPQDNNCLAVGASGPFVRLYDIRMIHNHRKSMKQSPSAGVHTFCDRQKPLPDGAAQYYVAGHLPVKLPDYNSRLRVLVATYVTFSPNGTELLVNMGGEQVYLFDLTYKQRPYTFLLPRKCHPVEVQNGKMSTTNGVSNGVSNGLHLHSNGFRLPESKGCISPQVELPPYLERVKQQANEAFACQQWTQAIQLYSKAVQKAPHNAMLYGNRAAAYMKRKWDGDHYDALRDCLKAISLNPCHLKAHFRLARCLFELKYVAEALECLDDFKGKFPEQAHSSACDALGRDITAALFSKNDGEEKKAAGGGPVRLRSTSRKDSISEDEMVLRERSYDYQFRYCGHCNTTTDIKEANFFGSNAQYIVSGSDDGSFFVWEKETTNLVRVLQGDESIVNCLQPHPSYCFLATSGIDPVVRLWNPRPESEDLTGRVVEDMEGASQANQRRMNANPLEAMLLDMGYRITGLSSGGAGASDDEDSSEGQVQCRPS comes from the exons ATGCACACGGGACACACAGCAAATATCTTCTCTGTCAAG TTCCTGCCTCATGCTGGAGACCGAATCTTGATCACGGGGGCAGCTGACTCCAAGGTGCATGTCCATGACCTGACGGTAAAGGAGACGATCCACATGTTTGGAGACCACACAAACCGGGTGAAGCGCATCgccacagcacccatgtggccTAACACATTCTGGAGCGCCGCTGAGGATGGCCTTATCCG CCAGTATGACCTTCGGGAGAACAGCAAACACTCAGAGGTGCTGATTGACCTGACGGAGTACTGTGGTCCAATGGTGGAGGCCAAGTGCCTCACAGTCAATCCCCAGGACAACAACTGCCTGGCAGTAGGAGCCAGTGGGCCCTTCGTAAGACTCTATGACATTCGAATGATCCATAACCACAG aaagagcaTGAAGCAGAGCCCTTCTGCAGGTGTGCATACCTTCTGTGACCGGCAGAAGCCCCTTCCGGATGGGGCAGCGCAGTACTATGTGGCAG GTCACCTGCCGGTGAAGCTGCCTGACTATAACAGCCGTCTGAGAGTGCTGGTGGCCACTTACGTGACCTTCAGCCCCAATGGCACAGAGCTGCTAGTCAACATGGGAGGGGAGCAG GTGTATTTGTTTGACCTGACTTACAAGCAACGGCCATACACCTTCCTCTTGCCTAGAAAATGCCACCCCGTGG AAGTCCAGAATGGCAAGATGTCTACTACTAACGGTGTGTCCAATGGTGTGTCCAATGGCCTACACCTTCACAGCAATGGCTTCCGGCTGCCAGAAAGCAAGGGGTGTATCAG CCCCCAGGTGGAGCTGCCCCCATACCTGGAACGTGTGAAGCAGCAAGCCAATGAGGCCTTTGCCTGCCAGCAGTGGACCCAGGCCATCCAGCTTTACAGCAAGGCCGTGCAGAAGGCCCCTCACAATGCTATGCTCTATGGAAACCGAGCTGCTGCCTACATGAAGCGCAAGTG GGATGGTGACCACTATGATGCTCTCCGAGACTGCCTCAAGGCCATCTCCTTGAACCCTTGCCACCTGAAGGCACACTTCCGTCTGGCCCGATGCCTCTTTGAACTGAAGTATGTGGCTGAGGCTCTGGAGTGCCTGGACGACTTCAAAGGGAAGTTCCCAGAACAGGCCCACAGCAGTGCTTGTGATGCATTGGGTCGGGACATCACAGCTGCCCTTTTCTCCAAAAATGACGGTG AGGAGAAGAAGGCAGCTGGTGGTGGTCCAGTTCGCCTGCGAAGCACCAGTCGCAAGGACTCCATCTCGGAAGATGAAATGGTGCTCCGGGAACGGAGCTACGACTACCAGTTCCGCTACTGTGGCCACTGCAACACCACGACAGACATCAAGGAGGCCAATTTCTTTGGCAG CAACGCTCAGTACATCGTCAGTGGCTCCGACGATGGCTCCTTCTTCGTCTGGGAAAAGGAGACCACCAACCTAGTCCGAGTGCTCCAGGGGGATGAGTCCATCGTCAACTGCTTGCAGCCGCACCCCAGCtactgcttcctggccaccagtGGCATCGACCCGGTTGTGCGACTATGGAACCCACGGCCAGAG AGTGAAGACCTCACAGGCCGAGTGGTGGAGGATATGGAGGGTGCCTCTCAGGCCAACCAGCGGCGCATGAATGCCAATCCCTTGGAGGCGATGCTGCTGGACATGGGCTACCGGATCACAGGCCTGAGCAGTGGGGGTGCTGGGGCCTCTGACGATGAGGACAGCTCAGAGGGCCAGGTGCAGTGCCGGCCCAGCTAG